TTAATACCATTGACACTGTAGCATGTATCCAAGCAAAAGCTTTTAAGAGTAAAACTTTTGATGGACTCTGACAGTGAGCTCTACATTCAACCTCCTACTTAAAGAGTGTCGATTTAGTGCAACATTgtttaaattcacttttttttaaatgtttattttgagagagagagaaagagagtatgtcAAGGAGGCTCaccactgtcaacacagagctcaacaccAGGGTTCAATCGAACAAACCAGTGAGATCAGGAtatgagctgcaatcaagagtggggcccttaaccgactgagccactcaagtaatcctaaattcacttttaaattgattttaactGAAGGGCACCTCTATTTTTCTAGAGGCATCCTTAAACATCTGAATTTGCTTCTCTATTTCTCCGAAATGAAACAGCTAGAAGTTAATGGTTGTTGTAAATTGGAAGGTGAATCCCAGTTGAATATGAGGGTTTTTGAAATTATCTAAGTAAGGAAACTAGCTGCTCAGTTCGAAGAggatgtgacttttaaaaaaaaaaaaaaattctttaatgtctatttatttttgagagagatagagacagaatgcgagtgggttaggagcagagagagagggagacacagaatctaaagcaggctccaggctctgagctgtcagcacagagcctgacgcagggctcgaactcacaagctgtgagatcatgacctgagcgaagtcagacgctcaacccactgagccacccaggagcccctgattttAACTGAGGGGCACCTACCTGACTCAGTTGGAAGAgaatgtggctcttgatctcagggtgtgagttcaagccccatgttggatgtagacattacttaagtaaataaaacataaaccttaaaaatttaaaaaaaaaaataaaaaaagatgattttaaccGAGTCAAGAAGTCTGTGCTTCTATACTTAGTATACCTTTTACACGGGTGACTTGATCTCTAACCTATAGAACTTAGAGTAAGACTAAACTGCAGCTACAAATAAATGGTGCAGGAAATCAGAGCACACTTTACATTCAGACTTTAAATCCAAAAACATGGTTCTTAAGTGCTGGAAAGCTTtggaaagaaacaataataaaaataaataatttttcttgtaaGCAGCTTAAAAGTCCTCCAAAGTGTTGAAACAAAAAACAGCTCTGAGTACAACCTTATGCTAGTTCAACACAAATAAGCACACTTATTAATGCTTGGAAGGAAATGATCTCAGTCACTCCACCAGAATGCAACAATGCATTTGCAAAGCtgttctcaagctattccaaactAAACCACATTGAAAAGGAGCCCGTGTAATATacagttgtcaaatcactatgttgtacacataaAACTAGTGTAGTGttgtgttaactatacttcaattaaaaaaagagaaaccccGTATGAAATACAtgttatgtgaaatattttttatatttggcccccaaatttaaaacaaaaacaaaaaaaaaagttacagctCATTATTACTATATtctgcaaatgaaaacacaaacatcACAGGCTTCAGAAAGCCTATTTACACACAACTTTGCTTATTAAGTGAGGTTGTTATGAAAGTTAGATGGGTTAAGATACAGGCAAACGCTCAGCACAGTTGCTTGGCTCCAAGTGACCATTCAATAGtctttaacaagtatttattagcTATCTATGAAAACACAGTTTCAAACACTATTTACAACTAACCACAAATTCCTTTCTGGGCTCGACTTCTATGGACTGTGAAAACAGCAACTTAATGAataaaacacactttttaaacTCCCCATCCTGGAGACCAAAAAGCTACAacaaactgcttttaaaaaactattgGGGTGTCACAAACACAAACTCACATGATTTTAAAGGTCTAGTAAACTGGTTAGCATTCTCATTAGGACCAAAGTCAGCTAACTCAGGGACAGATAAAGGTCAAAGGCGTCCAAAGCCAGGAGCGATTTGCTCCACTTGCATGGTCCCTGCCTCCCAAAGCAAAGGGGACGAAACCAAAGGCAGGCGCGGCCGAAGTGCCGGCGAGGACGCACCAGGTTAGACATCGCCCTAGGGGATTTCCTCCAGTAATAAAGCCGCTTCTACCTCGGCAAAGCGACTCACCGGCGACCCCGGATCAAGGGATgtagcccccccccaccctctccagccGCACGCCCGCCGCCCTTGGGCCCCGAGACCTCCGCCCCGCTCGCCCGCAGCGAAGAAGCGAGTCCGCGCGCGCGCCGTCCCCGCACAGCCGCctctccgcccccaccccggcgCCTGGGCCCAGGAGGATGCCGCCCGGCtccgctcccccgccccccggcccccgcgcCCGCGGCCTGGGCAGGATACTGAACACAGTCCGCTCCCAGGGCTCCAGCATGTAGAGCGCCGTGACCAGCAGATACTGGTAGTAGAACCAGGACATTTGCTTCCAGGCCCGCGCCAGCGCCATCCCCGCCACGCGCCTTCCTCGTTGAAGCCGAACGTCAGTCTGTCCGGCCGGCCTCCGGTT
The sequence above is a segment of the Panthera leo isolate Ple1 chromosome B3, P.leo_Ple1_pat1.1, whole genome shotgun sequence genome. Coding sequences within it:
- the SPTSSA gene encoding serine palmitoyltransferase small subunit A codes for the protein MALARAWKQMSWFYYQYLLVTALYMLEPWERTVFNSMLVSIVGMALYTGYVFMPQHIMAILHYFEIVQ